The Amblyomma americanum isolate KBUSLIRL-KWMA chromosome 11, ASM5285725v1, whole genome shotgun sequence genome includes the window TCCCTCATATAGTGAAGGCCCTATGCggctttcctaaaaaccaaaaggtattggAAGGTGAGGGAAGCTGTTCGCCTTACCTCACAGTGATTTGTAGTTTGATGGGTGCGATAACTGTCCCGCTATACAGCGgagaagcaaaccgggcagcctggttacttttggcaagggGGGTACATGCCTTATAACATGCACGCCTGGTGCAAATGGCAAGAAAATAAGACGCACTGGCGAGCCGCACCAGTTGGAGTATTGCAACTAGCAAAGAGGCTCCGGTGTGTGCGCTCAGAACACGCCTTACTAGTAACGTTTGTCCGTTGCGACAgtgttgccatttttttctttttgcaaagctATAATGTCGAGCTAATAGGTGGCTAAAACCAAGGCTAAAAACAAAGACCTCGATGGCTGAGTTGAATCGGCACTTTACGAGTTTCGCCGATCGCAGACAAAACGCGTTGGCAACACGCTAGGACAAAGTTATCGTTTGAGGCTAATGACTTTTTTTCGCGCCAGAATTCTAAGGGACCTCTCCCGATAGCACTAACCTGGAAAGACATGCACACGAGGACGCCCGCAGAGACGACCGAGATGGCGAAGAGGGCCGGACCGCAGCGCGCCGACCAGGAGCGACCCGCGGCATGGCCCAGGAACGTCGAAGACTGCGAGACGTCCGTGCCACTGGATAGACCTCGTACAGGGACACTGGTCCTCGCACCTCGCAGGACGTCAGCCCTCTCCGATCGTGGTCGGCCCCGGGCATTAGCCGCTGCCGGGCCCCGGTCGTCGACGCCGTGACGTCCTCTGAAAACGGCGAGGCGTCGTCGCTTGCTCGAAGGCTGCCTTCCGTTCTTGCGTCGCGTCGCCCGGATGCGAGCAGTCTTGTCGAGTGCTTCGTCGCTGCCAGGTGCGCGCGTCTCTGGTTGCCAGTCTTCTACCGCCCATAAGCCAGGACCACGCCGTTGATCCTTGCGCTTTGCGGAGCGCCGGGCAGCTCCCGTCTTGGCGTCTGCTGGGTATTCGTCGCCGCTGAGGTCCTCGACTTCACCTTCGTCCCCTGGCAGTTCGCTTCCGTCGTCTCTATTCTGGCGTCCTTCGCTTCCCATGACGTGTCCATTCTGTACCGGTCTGTCTTGAGGGTCCCGATGTACAGGATCAGAAAGGCGCTTGTTGTGGACTTTGCTGGTATGGTCTCGACTGTCGCTGCCTGGCTGCTCGGGGTCACACCTCCGGAAGGGGGCAAGGTTTGGCCGCGGCGGCCTTTCCTTGACGGCGGTCTCAGATGGTACCCCGATGTCGCCGTATTTGCCGGTAGAGGTCTTCCCTGGGCTCGCAGCTCCCGCGTCCACTGTCGTCCTGGCCACTTCTGTCTTCATCCTTCGGCAGGCATTGCCTGGTCCTTCCGCGTCGGCACACGTCAGAGAAACGGGGCAGGCTGCCGCTCTGGAAGCTTCTGTTCGACTCGCGCTTGGCCGACTGCACGTTCTGTCTTCTTCGTTGAGGGAAAGACACGTGCCCTTACAGGTGTACTAGCCAAAAACGAAATAATGAAGGTTGATCGGGCTCAAATTGCAAAGGAGTACCGAGATCACGCAGAACAAGGTCAATTGCACGCAAAATAAAGTATTACAAGACTGATTGAGACGTAACTAGGCTTTGTCTGTACTTCTGCAAGTACAGAGACACGAGAGAACACGCAGCAAAGAGAAGGACGACAACGAAAACTACGCCGCACGAAAACTTAACTGCATTccagattcttggccgatcccccagtgtgggtatgtgccatcttttgataggctaacaacaacaacaacaacaacaaaatcgTTCCATATTTTGTCGCACTTTTCTGTGTTCTTGTTCATAAATTCCCAAAGAATTCTTTGACCTTTTCagttccagttttttttctttgttaaatTCGCCTCGATATACGCATAATTCTGTCTTTCCCTCGCCATCACTTGGATCATTTTCTTTGGTATTCCTCACAAAACACTGGCCAATCCCCTCGTGGGTATGTTCCATATCTGAAGAAGAAACAACAGCTCTGGTCTTATACTGTTGAGATGCAGACGAAGATAGGACAAGCCTTCAACCTCAATGCTGAACGCTGAATTACAACGCGGATTATCATGCTCCGAAAACGCAACTACTATTCCTGAAATAGAAATGTGTAAAGGGTCAGTTATGAAGCGTAACAACCCGCGGTGTGATTCAGCGTTCAGCATTGAGGTTGAAGACTTTTTCTATTTGGTTCCACATGGGCACCTTTTTAAATGTGTTAAGGACTGTATTACGTATCACAATGACGAGAATGCGTCAATATCCCGCTGCGGgatttcagttgatagtcagcactTGTTGCTGTTGGCCTCTGTTGGAGTGaaacatacccacagtgggggattgtTCTGTCCTTGCTTCTTCTCGTGGTGCCACAACAGCATGGATCcgtaccaactcgcccgaatTTCCACCCTTTTCCAACTCTGGTCTTCGGTCCTTTTATGAAAagcgaaaattgctttttgaggaaataaAAGGCCCGGTAATTGTATCAtgtatctcggtagacacccgaaccgcaccgtaaggggagggataaagagGGGAATGAGATAAGAAAAAAGGGGCACCGTAGTGAAAGgctgtggaataattttgaccacctggagacctttaacgtgcactgacatcgcacagcacacgggcgcctttgcgtttcgcctccattgagacGCGGCCGCGGAGGCCGGGTTTCAAACCGTGGTCTCCGGCTCCGttgccgagagccctaaccactgagccactgcgctggttttctttcgtGGTCTTTCAAGCTTTTTAGGCGACGCGGGCGCCCCCTTATTTATTGGGCTGCACGGGTGTCGATCAATTCCCCGTTGCGATTAAGTACGCTCGTGGTATATTTGTGACCTctgcggtttaacgtcccgaagcaacatatggcctatgagggacaccatagtgaaggggcTCCGGATGGAagtagaccacctggggttctttaacatgagtTGACATCGCACGGCGCACAGGCGTGTTTGCACTTCGCCTGGTGTACTTGTACATATTCTTATCTctcttcttgttgttgttgttgttgttgcccacaTCACCTCCGTCATaatctttcttctcttcttcccgTACACCAGTGCGAGTAGCAGGGTCGATAAGGAACCCTCCTGCCAAATTCTCTGCCTTTATCGCTAAACAA containing:
- the LOC144110227 gene encoding uncharacterized protein LOC144110227, producing MKTEVARTTVDAGAASPGKTSTGKYGDIGVPSETAVKERPPRPNLAPFRRCDPEQPGSDSRDHTSKVHNKRLSDPVHRDPQDRPVQNGHVMGSEGRQNRDDGSELPGDEGEVEDLSGDEYPADAKTGAARRSAKRKDQRRGPGLWAVEDWQPETRAPGSDEALDKTARIRATRRKNGRQPSSKRRRLAVFRGRHGVDDRGPAAANARGRPRSERADVLRGARTSVPVRGLSSGTDVSQSSTFLGHAAGRSWSARCGPALFAISVVSAGVLVCMSFQVFSVLHTYGAALEGSVQNRTNDDSAAEAHRAATASTAVPTAAEDEDFETAPNSTDVE